TGGCGCGCGATATATACTGTTCGGCATTGTACATAGGTATGATTATACTAATGTCGATACTTTTTGTAATGGTATGATCTTGCTGCACCAATGTTTGATTATATTTTATTAACGTTAAGCTATGGTAGTATTTTTTACACAATTTCTTATACCATTACTATACACTGCAGGTAAAAAATAAAATAATTTGAAAATGGTTCTCATAGCAACACGCAAACTCATGAACAAGGGCATGCCTTTTGAAAACACAATACCAACAAAACTTTCAAGAATAAACATTTTGGTAAGTACATCACAATGGTTTATGCGCCCATAAACATAATTATACATTTTCAAATATTCTTTTTCACTGAAGTTGGCCATTTTCGATGCATCATTTTTACGGTTAAGAATATAGTATGCATCTTTTATTAAATCCACTTTGAGGTTTTTAGTATTCATCATGTCAACAATAAAACAAACGTCTTCGTTTTGCCGCGAAATATGATTGAACTCGGCACAAATTTCTTTTCTGATAAAAAAATTCCAAACGGCATAAAAATATCCTATGGCACGTTTGTCTTTTACTTGTATTATTTTGCGTTGTATAGTTTGATTATGTTCTTCGATAATGAGTGAAAAAACATAGCAATTAATTAAAGGCCGTTGCGCATCTTCAAACTTCGAATAGAGGTCGCTGCAAATTGCATCATCGCTGTCTACAAACTGCAGCCACTCGCCTCTTGCTGCAGCAATACCGGCATTGCGCGCATGCGAAGTACCATCATTTACTTTTAATTCAATAAGTCGAATATTATCATTATTCAAATCTTTAACCACCTGCCGCGATTGATCGGTGCTACAATCATCAACAATAATTATCTCATAAACCATTGAATGTTCTTGTTGATTTTGTATAGAAGCAATAGTATTGGCAATGTATTTTTCGGCATTATACATTGGGATAATTACAGATAAATTAACTCTACCTGCCATTACAATATTGGATAAAACAATTTTGGGAAATAATACGAAATATAAATAGCGGCCCGAATGTAAATAGGATCGTTTTTAAAGTATTTGTTTTTAGCATATTGAGGAAAGTACTGCAACAATGATTTACGCATAGTTATAAACTGTTCAAACTTTGCCTCCTGTTTAGAAGCTCGCAATCGCAACAGATTTGCAATCAACATATGCTTGGCAAACATATATTCCAACTCCTCGAAATAATAATTAAACTGCGACTTTGCTTTATAGTAATTACACACCGATTCAATAATGTTTATGTATTGACTAATAAAACCGGTGTTAAAATTTAATGTATTCGTCTTGATAATATAATTGTAAAGTTTGATTGGGCTCACCACTATTACTTTGGTGTTTATATACCATTTCAAACTTGCCTCAAGGTCTTCGGCCAAACTATTTGAAGAGAAGAATAAATTATCATCTGCCAAAAACAATTCGCGCTTCACAATTCTCAACCAACAAGCCACCTCAATGTCGCAGAGCATTTGAGGCTTCGTCTTTATTTCGATTGGCTGATTATATAAATCAAAATTACTAAACTTATGAAATCTTTCGAGCAGGCTTTGCTTCCTGTTGTACATTCTATTGTAACCAATAATAACCATGTCGGCATCATGCTTATCAATATGAGTTTTTACAATATTAACGTAATCCGGTTCTATATAATCATCGCTATCAACAAAAGCAATGTACAAGCCATTGGCATTTTGTATTCCAAAATTGCGGGTACTACCGGGTCCACTATTTTCCTTTATATATGATTTTACTATTGCTGGATTTTGTAAAACATATTTATCAATAATAAGTTGAGACTTATCAACGGAGCCATCATTTAATAAAATAATTTCAAAAACTTTTTCGGGTTGAGCCAAAATGCTATCTATACATTTTGCTAATGTATTTTCGGCATTATAAACCGGTACAATAAAACTTAATAATATATTTGGTTGCATGTCATCAGGCTGTTAAATAAAAAATATTTGCCACTCGCAACCCCGTATAATTAGTTTGCATTATTTCTTTGGATAATTACTTATATCGTAACTCACGCCCGAAAGCAAAAGCTGAAACCCAAGTATAATTAATAGTGTAGGAATTATTACGGTACCTGTAGGTGCAGGCATACTTATACTCGTGTACTTTAAGTAGTTTTTAATTCCAAATGCAAGGCCATAACAAAACATAGGCAGGCCGGTAAGCAAATATATGGAGGCCACATTAAATTCGTATAAAAAATACTTGAGTAACAATCGCCTGATAAAGGCATACAACAACTTTGGGGGGAATTCAAAAAAAACTCTGGTCCTCGATAAGCCCGAAATTTCTTCACCATAATTTGCATGCATAGGTATATCTTTTACAACTGCGCTGCGATAGTATAACTCAATCAGCATTGAAGTTTCAAAATAATATCGTTTGTGAATTCTGTATAAATCCATCTCCATTAATGTTTCGTTTTTAATGGCAGTAAATCCGTTTGTAGGATCAAAAGTGTTCCAATATCCCGATGAAGCTTTTATAATAAAACTTAGACCGGTGTTACCTAAGCGCCTGCTAATAGGCATTCGTTGCAATGCCCTCAAATTGTGAAATCGATTGCCCTTGGTAAAATCTGCCTTATCATCCAACAGAGGTTTTATCAGGGCCGGAATATAGCTGGCATCCATTTGACCATCACCATCCATTTTTATTGAAATATCGGCTTTGAGTTCCATAGATTTTCTATACCCTGTTAGCATAGCAGCACCTACGCCTTGATTTTTTTCGTGTTGCAGATAAATTATCCTCTTACTATGCTTGGCGAGTTTAAGTAGAATATTTGCAGTATCATCTTTCGAACAATCGTTCACTGCTATTATCCAATCGATGTTATCTGGTATTTTTTCAACCACCGATTCAATATGAGCAGCAACATTGTAACAAGGAATTATTACAGCAATTTTCATAATTATTTTTTGTTGATGTGCCACAAAGGTATTTAAATCAACCTAAAAATAAATCAAACATTTGTGCATAGATTTTGCCAAAAGTTTCGCAAATATTAAAATATTGTCCTTAGCGATCTTTCAATCTCTTGCCAATTTGTACAAGTACAATCGATTATTTTATACTAACATTTGCAACATATGGTGTAATAACCACCTATAGCCAATATATTTTATAGCGCTATGATAATACTATGCCTGCATGGTCCATGTTATAATTACTGTAAGTATCATATCAGACAATACGATTCCGACAGTATTCGCAAAATGAAAATAACTAAGTAAAACAGTCACGCACGATAATTATTAAAAGTATGATTGAAAACAGTATGCTATGCCAAAAAATAGTACTACAAAAAAAATTACGCTGCGATAGAACTAATTAATCCACATAAAAAATAAAAAAACAACTATGCATTTAATGGTAATATTGTAAGTTTGTTCCTCAATTTTTTTGCGGGCCGAAAATATTTATGTTGACCACTCAAAAATTTATCTCCTTATGTTGCTCCTTATAAGGTGCAACAACAAAAATTAAAAATGAAAAAAAACAAAATAAAAACCGCTGTAACTGAAAAGAAAAACAGCAAACAAAATACAGAGCAAAAGGACTCTTTCTTAAAAAAATATTCTTTGAATATTTTTGCCCTATCACTTATCATATTGTTGGGAGCAGTTATCTATTCCAATTCGTTCGATTGTAGTTTTCATGTCGATGATATTCCAAGTATCACCAACAATAATCAAATTCAAAAATTATCGGACATAAATGCTATTTGGAATCATAATCACAGTCGCTTTGTTTCTTACCTTTCTTTTGCAGTCAATTATCATTACGGTAAGGAAAATGTATGGGGTTATCACCTTGTAAATATTATAATTCATATTCTAAATGCTCTTTTAGTTTTTGGCTAACTACCTTATTATTTACAACGAATGCCCTTAAAGACACAGCAACCAACCATTATAAAAAAATATTTGCAATAGCAGCAGCATTGCTTTTCGTTTCGCATCCGCTGGCAACTCAATCGGTAACATATATTGTACAACGATTAGCATCGTTAGTTACATTGTTCTATTTGTTAACCATAACACTATACGTAAAGGGAAGGGTAACCCAAAACAATATTGCACGATATGCTTGTTTTGCCGGGGCTTTGTTGGCAGCCATATTGGCAATGTTTACAAAAGAAAATGCTTTTACATTACCATTCGCCATTATACTGGTTGAGCTATTTTTTCTTCAATCAGCTAAATTTACATTTAATTTTAGTCGTACACAGATTGCCATATTTTTAGCAGCTTGTGCGGGCTTCATTTTTTTTGTAGCCAATAAGTTTTCCCTCAATGTTCTTAAACCTTTGCCGCCCGATGTTTACAATGATTTTAACGAAATATCATCTGCAAACTATTTGTTCACTCAGTTTTCTGTGCTGTTGAAATATATACAGCTTTTGTTTTTACCCATCAATCAAAATTTCGATTATGACATCAGTTTATCCAAGGGCTTTTTCGAAATAAAAACCATTCTTAGTTTTGTGTTGTTGGTAGCAATATTGGTTTGGGGTATATGGTTATTCAACAAAAATAGAATTATTTCTTTCGGTATATTTTGGTTTTTTCTTACCAACCTAATTGAGTCAAGTATTATTCCAATCTCCGATTTAATATTTGAGCACCGAACGTATATGCCATCAGTAGGTTTTTTTCTGGCATTGATTGCAGGCATTTTTGCGTTGCTAAAAAATAAAAACATGAACATTGCTCTAGGCATTTTTGGAGTTATCATTTTGGTCAATTCTGTACTTACGTACCAACGCAACTTTGTATGGAAAAGCGACTTTACGCTGTGGTCGGACATTATAAAAAAATCGCCCGACAAAGCTCGTGCTTATGTTAACAGAGGTAAAATTTATAATGAAATGAAACAATATGAAAATGCTATTGTCGACTTAACAAAAGCAGCTGAAGTTGACCCTCGTTATGAATTAGCGTATACCAACCGCGGTTTTGCATACAAGAGCCTTGGCAATTGGCAAAAAGGATTAGAGGACTATACTAAATCTATAGAGATAGAGGCAAAAAATTCTCTGGCTTATTCGAATCGGGGAAACATTTATGTAAACCTGAAACAATGGGATAAAGCGTTAGCTGATTACAATCAATCGATAAAAATCGATCCTGATTTTCATTTGGCATACCTAAATCGTGCTTTCGTTTACAACGCTCTTGAACAGTGGCAAAAAGCTTTGGACGATTGCAATGTTGCAATAAAGCTAAATCCAAAACATGGCGGAGCTTATGCTTCACGTGGACCTATATATGTAAAGTTGGGAAATGTAGATAGCGCTATCGCTGATTACAATAAGGCAATTGAACTTAATCCTACGTCACCTCACTCCTATTTCAATCGTGGCTCTGTTTATCTTGATAGAAAAGAATGGGAAAAAGCATATCGCGATTTTTCGATGGTGTTGCAGATAGAACCTAAAAACTCCGGTGCCATTACTGCACGCGATTACGCATACAATCAATTGAATGCAAAACAGAATCCTTAGTTTCGAAAAGGGTTAAACATAAAATCAAAAAATAATAGCCTATTTATATTTGTCAAATTTTTCGTTTCACAGTTTTCGATACGAAATTAAAGGCGATTCGTTTAAACTTATCACAACATTAAATCACAGTAAATAATAGTGATTAATCTTCGGATTGGGAATTACAATATTCTTTTCTGTTTGCATATTGAACGCTCTATTAACAACAACTTTAGCACAAGTTCATTGCACAAAA
This window of the Bacteroidota bacterium genome carries:
- a CDS encoding glycosyltransferase family 2 protein; its protein translation is MAGRVNLSVIIPMYNAEKYIANTIASIQNQQEHSMVYEIIIVDDCSTDQSRQVVKDLNNDNIRLIELKVNDGTSHARNAGIAAARGEWLQFVDSDDAICSDLYSKFEDAQRPLINCYVFSLIIEEHNQTIQRKIIQVKDKRAIGYFYAVWNFFIRKEICAEFNHISRQNEDVCFIVDMMNTKNLKVDLIKDAYYILNRKNDASKMANFSEKEYLKMYNYVYGRINHCDVLTKMFILESFVGIVFSKGMPLFMSLRVAMRTIFKLFYFLPAVYSNGIRNCVKNTTIA
- a CDS encoding glycosyltransferase family 2 protein, whose amino-acid sequence is MQPNILLSFIVPVYNAENTLAKCIDSILAQPEKVFEIILLNDGSVDKSQLIIDKYVLQNPAIVKSYIKENSGPGSTRNFGIQNANGLYIAFVDSDDYIEPDYVNIVKTHIDKHDADMVIIGYNRMYNRKQSLLERFHKFSNFDLYNQPIEIKTKPQMLCDIEVACWLRIVKRELFLADDNLFFSSNSLAEDLEASLKWYINTKVIVVSPIKLYNYIIKTNTLNFNTGFISQYINIIESVCNYYKAKSQFNYYFEELEYMFAKHMLIANLLRLRASKQEAKFEQFITMRKSLLQYFPQYAKNKYFKNDPIYIRAAIYISYYFPKLFYPIL
- a CDS encoding glycosyltransferase family 2 protein, whose product is MKIAVIIPCYNVAAHIESVVEKIPDNIDWIIAVNDCSKDDTANILLKLAKHSKRIIYLQHEKNQGVGAAMLTGYRKSMELKADISIKMDGDGQMDASYIPALIKPLLDDKADFTKGNRFHNLRALQRMPISRRLGNTGLSFIIKASSGYWNTFDPTNGFTAIKNETLMEMDLYRIHKRYYFETSMLIELYYRSAVVKDIPMHANYGEEISGLSRTRVFFEFPPKLLYAFIRRLLLKYFLYEFNVASIYLLTGLPMFCYGLAFGIKNYLKYTSISMPAPTGTVIIPTLLIILGFQLLLSGVSYDISNYPKK
- a CDS encoding tetratricopeptide repeat protein; the encoded protein is MGLSPCKYYNSYSKCSFSFWLTTLLFTTNALKDTATNHYKKIFAIAAALLFVSHPLATQSVTYIVQRLASLVTLFYLLTITLYVKGRVTQNNIARYACFAGALLAAILAMFTKENAFTLPFAIILVELFFLQSAKFTFNFSRTQIAIFLAACAGFIFFVANKFSLNVLKPLPPDVYNDFNEISSANYLFTQFSVLLKYIQLLFLPINQNFDYDISLSKGFFEIKTILSFVLLVAILVWGIWLFNKNRIISFGIFWFFLTNLIESSIIPISDLIFEHRTYMPSVGFFLALIAGIFALLKNKNMNIALGIFGVIILVNSVLTYQRNFVWKSDFTLWSDIIKKSPDKARAYVNRGKIYNEMKQYENAIVDLTKAAEVDPRYELAYTNRGFAYKSLGNWQKGLEDYTKSIEIEAKNSLAYSNRGNIYVNLKQWDKALADYNQSIKIDPDFHLAYLNRAFVYNALEQWQKALDDCNVAIKLNPKHGGAYASRGPIYVKLGNVDSAIADYNKAIELNPTSPHSYFNRGSVYLDRKEWEKAYRDFSMVLQIEPKNSGAITARDYAYNQLNAKQNP